CAGGAAGTGCTGGCGAAAGCCGAGCTGGCCGACAACGGCCCGGTCCGGGGGACGATGGTCATCCGCCCGTACGGCTACGCGATCTGGGAACGGATGCAGGCCGAGGTCGACCAGCGCATCAAGGCGTGCGACGCGCTCAACGCCTACTTCCCGCTGTTCATCCCCGAGAGCTACCTGCAGCGCGAGGCCGAGCACGTCGAGGGCTTCAGCCCCGAGCTGGCGGTGGTCACCCACGCCGGCGGCAAGGAGCTCGACGAGCCCGTCGTCGTACGGCCCACCAGCGAGACGGTCATCGGCGAGTACATGGCGAAGTGGACGCAGTCGTACCGCGACCTGCCGCTGCTGCTGAACCAGTGGGCCAACGTCGTGCGCTGGGAGCTGCGGCCCCGCCTGTTCCTGCGCACCAGCGAGTTCCTCTGGCAGGAGGGCCACACCGCGCACGTCGACCGGGCCGACGCCGCGGCCTACGCCGTCCGCATCCTGCACGAGGTGTACGAGGACTTCATGGTCAACGTGCTGGCCATGCCGGTGCTCGTCGGCCGCAAGACCGCGGGGGAGCGGTTCGCCGGCGCCATCAACACGATGACCTGCGAGGGCATCATGCGCGACGGCAAGGCGCTGCAGATGGCCACCAGCCACGAGCTCGGCACGAACTTCGCCAAGGCGTTCGACATCACCTACCTCGACCCCGAGGGCGCCACCCAGCTCGCCTGGACCACCTCGTGGGGTTCGTCCACCCGGATGGTGGGCGGGCTGATCATGGGCCACGGCGACGACGCCGGCCTCGTCGTGCCGCCCCGCCTGGCGCCCATCCAGGTGGTGGTGCTGCTGGTGAAGGACGAGGGCGAGGCCGCTGCCACCGCCCGGGCGATCACCGACGAGCTGAAGGCCGCCGGCGTGCGCGCCGTGCTCGACGACAAGGTGGCGCAGAGCTTCGGCCGTCGCGCCACGGACTGGGAGCTCAAGGGCGTGCCCGCGCGCGTCGAGATCGGTCCCCGCGACCTGGCCGAGGGTCAGGTGACGTTGGTGCGCCGCGACGTCGGCAAGAAGGATCCCGTGCCGGTCGCCGGTGTGCGGGCGGCGGTCGAGGTCCTTCTGGCGAGCGTCCAGGACGACCTGCTCGCCCGCGCCCGCTCCGAGCGCGACGCCATCACGAGCGACGCCGCAGGCCTCGACGAGGCGGCCGAGGCGGCGCAGTCGGGCGTGTGCCGCGTCCCCTGGTCGGTCGTGCAGGGCGAGGGCGAGGTGCGGCTGGCCGAACGGGCCGTCACGGTGCGCTGCCTGCAGCGTCCCGACGGGTCGCTCCCCGCCGACGACGACGAGGACGACCTGGTCGCCTACGTCGCGCGCGCCTACTGACGCGCCGACGACACGGTCACGCAGGCGCATCACGTGCCTGCGAACCGTGACCGCGGGCCTGTGGATATACT
The genomic region above belongs to Acidimicrobiales bacterium and contains:
- the proS gene encoding proline--tRNA ligase, with amino-acid sequence MAKVLTSQADDFPRWYQEVLAKAELADNGPVRGTMVIRPYGYAIWERMQAEVDQRIKACDALNAYFPLFIPESYLQREAEHVEGFSPELAVVTHAGGKELDEPVVVRPTSETVIGEYMAKWTQSYRDLPLLLNQWANVVRWELRPRLFLRTSEFLWQEGHTAHVDRADAAAYAVRILHEVYEDFMVNVLAMPVLVGRKTAGERFAGAINTMTCEGIMRDGKALQMATSHELGTNFAKAFDITYLDPEGATQLAWTTSWGSSTRMVGGLIMGHGDDAGLVVPPRLAPIQVVVLLVKDEGEAAATARAITDELKAAGVRAVLDDKVAQSFGRRATDWELKGVPARVEIGPRDLAEGQVTLVRRDVGKKDPVPVAGVRAAVEVLLASVQDDLLARARSERDAITSDAAGLDEAAEAAQSGVCRVPWSVVQGEGEVRLAERAVTVRCLQRPDGSLPADDDEDDLVAYVARAY